One window from the genome of Mycolicibacterium gadium encodes:
- a CDS encoding aromatic ring-hydroxylating oxygenase subunit alpha — MGKWPKPAEGSWTEHYPELSTGPISFRDSISPEFYELEREAVFKRAWLNIARVEELPRVGSYLTKEIEVAGTSVIVVRGKDQQIRAFYNICRHRGNKLVWNDYPNEEVKGTCRQFTCKYHGWRYDLRGDLTFVQQPGEFFDLDSAQYGLKPVQCDVWNGFIFINFDPNPRWTLREFLGPMITALDDYPFEMMTERYEFEARNNSNWKIFADAFQEYYHVPSLHSQQVPSEVRQPNATFECGHFQIDGSHRLVSTAGTRRWLLAPEFMYPVERVTRSGLVGPWRTPETHQSAGLNPGGIEPWGITNFQIFPNLEILIYHGWYLLYRYWPTSHHTHKFEAYNAFHPARTVRERIEHEVASVVLKEFALQDAGMLGGTQAALEYGLDEPVVDDYPLSDQEILVRHLHKVAVDWVEEYQAERSPAGV, encoded by the coding sequence ATGGGTAAGTGGCCCAAACCGGCCGAGGGTAGCTGGACGGAGCATTACCCGGAACTGAGCACCGGACCGATCTCGTTCCGCGACTCGATCTCACCGGAGTTCTACGAACTCGAACGCGAGGCGGTCTTCAAGCGCGCCTGGCTCAACATCGCTCGCGTAGAGGAACTGCCGCGCGTCGGCAGCTACCTCACCAAGGAGATCGAGGTCGCCGGGACGTCGGTGATCGTCGTCAGGGGTAAGGACCAGCAGATCCGAGCCTTCTACAACATCTGCCGTCACCGTGGAAACAAGTTGGTGTGGAACGACTATCCCAATGAGGAGGTCAAAGGTACGTGCCGCCAGTTCACCTGTAAGTACCACGGATGGCGATACGACCTGAGAGGCGACCTGACGTTCGTGCAACAACCGGGTGAGTTCTTCGACCTGGACAGCGCGCAGTACGGGCTGAAACCGGTGCAGTGCGATGTGTGGAACGGTTTCATCTTCATCAACTTCGACCCCAACCCGCGGTGGACGCTGCGTGAATTCCTCGGCCCCATGATCACCGCGCTGGACGACTATCCATTCGAGATGATGACGGAGCGTTACGAATTCGAGGCGCGCAACAACAGCAATTGGAAGATCTTCGCCGACGCGTTCCAGGAGTACTACCATGTGCCGTCGCTGCATTCGCAGCAGGTGCCGAGCGAGGTGCGTCAGCCCAATGCCACATTCGAGTGCGGCCATTTCCAGATCGACGGGTCCCATCGCCTGGTGTCCACCGCGGGCACGCGACGCTGGTTGCTCGCGCCGGAGTTCATGTACCCGGTCGAACGCGTCACGCGCAGCGGACTTGTCGGACCGTGGCGCACGCCGGAGACACACCAGTCCGCCGGCCTCAACCCGGGGGGAATCGAACCGTGGGGGATCACCAATTTCCAGATCTTCCCGAACCTGGAGATCCTGATCTACCACGGCTGGTACCTGCTGTACCGCTACTGGCCGACATCGCACCACACGCACAAGTTCGAGGCCTACAACGCTTTTCATCCTGCGCGCACCGTGCGCGAGCGCATCGAGCACGAGGTCGCGTCGGTGGTACTCAAGGAATTCGCGCTGCAGGATGCGGGCATGCTCGGCGGCACTCAGGCGGCGCTGGAATACGGCCTGGACGAGCCGGTTGTCGACGACTACCCGCTCAGTGATCAGGAGATCCTCGTCCGCCATCTGCACAAGGTGGCGGTCGACTGGGTCGAGGAGTATCAGGCCGAGCGCAGCCCGGCGGGAGTGTGA